The Halogeometricum rufum genome has a segment encoding these proteins:
- the arsA gene encoding arsenical pump-driving ATPase, with amino-acid sequence MTSKPTDARTVVEPTNDGTEFVFFSGKGGVGKSTVSCATATWLADNGYDTLLVTTDPAPNLSDIFDQNIGHEVTAIDEVENLAAIEIDPDAAAEEYRQETIEPMRQLLDDEQLETVEEQLNSPCVEEIAAFDNFVDFMDSPEYDVVVFDTAPTGHTIRLMELPSDWNAELEKGGSTCIGPAASMEDKKADYERAIDTLQDADRTSFAFVGKPEASSIDEIERSAADLADLGIESQMLVVNGYLPESVCEDPFFRGKRTDEQSVIDRVASTFDEQALATYPLQPGEITGLDLLSNVGGVLYDGEDATVDVETVPDATTDERSVDFDSLTDPDAVAEQLRPVDGTRYLFFTGKGGVGKSTVASTTATALAEGGYETLVVTTDPAAHLEDIFEESVGHDPTSVGQENLDAARIDQEEALEEYRTHVLDHVTEMYEEKDDSAIDVDAAIQNVEEELESPCAEEMAALEKFVSYFDEDGYDVVVFDTAPTGHTLRLLELPSDWKGFMDLGSLTKGAAPEKGDKYDDVIETMQNPDKSTFAFVMYPEYTPMMEAYRAAEDLRDQVGIETSLVVANYLLPQEYGDNAFFENRRAQQERYLDEISDRFDAPTMLAPLRRDEPVGLDELRSFGAEIAGLSSVREETQEEVTPS; translated from the coding sequence ATGACGTCGAAACCGACCGACGCTCGCACCGTCGTCGAACCGACGAACGACGGGACCGAGTTCGTCTTCTTCAGCGGGAAAGGAGGTGTCGGCAAGAGTACCGTGAGTTGCGCGACCGCGACCTGGCTGGCAGACAACGGCTACGACACACTGCTGGTGACGACCGATCCTGCACCGAACCTCTCCGACATCTTCGATCAGAACATCGGTCACGAGGTCACGGCGATCGACGAGGTCGAGAATCTCGCAGCCATCGAGATCGACCCGGACGCCGCCGCCGAGGAGTACCGTCAAGAGACGATCGAACCCATGCGGCAGTTACTCGACGACGAGCAACTCGAAACGGTCGAAGAGCAACTCAACAGTCCGTGCGTCGAGGAGATCGCCGCTTTCGACAACTTCGTCGACTTCATGGACAGCCCAGAGTACGACGTGGTCGTCTTCGACACCGCGCCGACCGGTCACACCATCCGCCTGATGGAACTCCCCTCGGACTGGAACGCGGAACTCGAGAAGGGCGGCTCGACGTGTATCGGTCCGGCGGCGTCGATGGAAGACAAGAAGGCCGACTACGAGCGTGCCATCGACACGCTACAAGACGCGGACCGGACCTCGTTCGCCTTCGTCGGAAAACCCGAGGCCTCCTCGATCGACGAGATAGAGCGGAGCGCTGCCGACCTCGCCGACCTCGGGATCGAATCTCAGATGCTCGTCGTCAACGGCTATCTCCCGGAATCGGTCTGTGAGGACCCCTTCTTCCGCGGTAAGCGAACCGACGAGCAGTCGGTCATCGACCGCGTCGCGTCGACGTTCGACGAACAGGCGCTCGCCACCTATCCGCTCCAGCCGGGTGAGATCACCGGGCTCGACCTGCTCTCGAACGTCGGCGGCGTCCTCTACGACGGCGAAGACGCCACAGTCGACGTCGAAACCGTCCCCGACGCGACGACGGACGAACGGTCGGTAGACTTCGATTCGCTCACAGACCCCGATGCCGTCGCAGAACAGTTGCGACCGGTCGACGGGACGCGCTACCTCTTCTTCACCGGAAAGGGCGGTGTCGGAAAGAGCACCGTCGCCTCCACGACGGCGACCGCACTCGCCGAAGGAGGCTACGAGACGCTCGTCGTGACAACCGATCCAGCGGCGCATCTCGAGGACATCTTCGAGGAGTCCGTCGGTCACGACCCCACGTCGGTCGGTCAGGAGAACCTCGACGCGGCCCGCATCGATCAGGAGGAGGCACTCGAGGAGTATCGGACGCACGTTCTCGACCACGTCACCGAGATGTACGAGGAGAAAGACGACAGTGCGATCGACGTCGACGCCGCCATCCAGAACGTCGAGGAAGAACTGGAGTCACCGTGTGCCGAGGAGATGGCGGCACTCGAGAAGTTCGTCAGTTACTTCGACGAAGACGGGTACGACGTGGTCGTCTTCGACACCGCGCCGACCGGCCACACGCTCCGACTGCTCGAACTCCCGTCGGACTGGAAGGGCTTCATGGACCTCGGGTCACTGACGAAGGGAGCAGCACCCGAGAAGGGAGACAAGTACGACGACGTGATCGAGACGATGCAGAACCCCGACAAGAGTACGTTCGCGTTCGTCATGTACCCCGAGTACACGCCGATGATGGAAGCGTACCGGGCGGCGGAAGACCTGCGAGACCAGGTCGGTATCGAGACCTCGCTGGTCGTGGCTAACTACTTACTTCCCCAAGAGTACGGCGACAACGCGTTCTTCGAGAACCGTCGTGCCCAGCAGGAACGGTACCTCGACGAGATCAGCGACCGGTTCGACGCACCGACGATGCTCGCACCACTTCGACGAGACGAACCGGTCGGACTGGACGAACTCCGTTCGTTCGGGGCGGAGATTGCCGGTCTGTCTAGCGTTCGTGAGGAGACACAGGAGGAGGTGACGCCGTCGTGA
- the hcsS gene encoding halo-CC-star protein HcsS codes for MLLSTSDEDVLTAAADLGKKLQTLQSESTSSEFESILVACNEAITETTRLEYGEVCDAGSDCC; via the coding sequence GTGCTGTTGAGTACATCCGACGAGGACGTGTTGACTGCCGCCGCCGACCTCGGGAAGAAACTTCAGACGCTTCAGTCGGAGTCGACGTCTTCCGAGTTCGAGTCGATTCTCGTGGCGTGCAACGAAGCGATCACCGAGACGACCCGCCTCGAGTACGGCGAGGTCTGCGACGCAGGTAGCGACTGCTGCTGA
- a CDS encoding adenosylcobalamin-dependent ribonucleoside-diphosphate reductase yields the protein MSRADLSADDLVLPIKRTEGETLEDRLTANAYQNILPARYLRKDADGNPTEAQEDLFARVAKNISLAEAVYEAESRDVDVTVTPEQLKPDHPRRDELAAEVFGKGVSAEDDAETTLSVYNVNKFAYDTVVPELPDDIRAVVEEKRETFQEMMESLSFMPNSPTLMNAGDELQQLSACFVDSPDDDITDIHQTAKEAAEVFQSGGGMGYAFWKLRPYGDAVGSTGGIASGPITFMRTYDQMCETIAQGGARRGAQMGVMRVSHPDVIQFIHAKNKDVSLAHSLRLNDPDDFTHNSFAEALEEARELIDDDGRVPKHLRNAVEGHLSNFNISVGVTDDFMEALENDEEFVFTNPRTEEPHVATPETEEIYEMFGLGEYVEVGEVLSVPAEELWSQMVDGAYENGEPGVIYLERVNKQHSFDVEKHPDHRILATNPCGEQPLEEYEACNLGHINLSTLADLDAPDWRVWYDEHGDDYDDFAAAVDAFLEAAIDWDEFDHRIDEGTRFLENVVTMSDFPVEKIAEKVRAMRKIGLGVMGLAQLYIQLGIRYGSDPGNEVARQLMTHINHQSKWASHELAEDRGVFEDWGDSKFADPTEYREWFEHHTGLDADEWADGFPVRNHNTTTIAPTGTTSMIGNTTGGCEPIYNVAYYKNVSDDVQGDEMLVEFDDYFLRVLEENDVDVEEVKREAQQQMANNEFDGVEGLETVPDAIGELFVVTGDLSGKDHAAVQCACQEGVDSAISKTCNFPNSASKEDMDEVYRYIYDNGGKGVTVYRDGTRSKQVLTTRAKNTDFSDEGEAAETLVEQIEDVFGGIEGFLDNEAVRSALDGEVERLLAAADGEVDHGKKRPRPDVLHGVTQRVDTGYGKLYVNINEDPETGEPFELFANIGNSGGFTASFTEALAKTISTALRSGVDPQEIASELQGIRSPKVAWDKGEQINSIPDAIGTAMRRYLDGEIDKGYPQQQNLTELSEEAGAGAESADAPEPDGGAAVADDPNREQDTPANDAMDDLLAAGESPECPECGNMTLYYSEGCKTCESCGWSEC from the coding sequence ATGAGTCGCGCGGACCTCTCGGCGGACGACCTCGTCCTGCCCATCAAACGCACCGAGGGTGAGACGCTCGAAGACCGACTCACAGCGAACGCCTACCAGAACATCCTGCCGGCGCGCTACCTCCGCAAGGACGCCGACGGCAACCCGACGGAGGCGCAGGAGGACCTGTTCGCCCGCGTCGCCAAGAACATCTCGCTGGCCGAGGCCGTCTACGAGGCCGAGAGCCGCGACGTGGACGTCACGGTCACGCCCGAGCAGTTGAAGCCCGACCACCCGCGGCGCGACGAACTCGCCGCCGAGGTGTTCGGCAAAGGCGTGTCCGCCGAGGACGACGCCGAGACGACGCTGTCTGTCTACAACGTCAACAAGTTCGCCTACGACACCGTCGTCCCCGAACTCCCCGACGACATCCGGGCCGTCGTCGAGGAGAAGCGCGAGACGTTCCAGGAGATGATGGAGTCGCTGTCGTTCATGCCGAACTCGCCGACGCTGATGAACGCGGGCGACGAACTCCAACAGCTCTCGGCCTGCTTCGTCGACTCGCCCGACGACGACATCACGGACATCCACCAGACGGCCAAGGAGGCGGCCGAGGTGTTCCAGTCCGGCGGCGGGATGGGGTACGCCTTCTGGAAGCTCCGACCGTACGGCGACGCCGTCGGGTCGACCGGTGGCATCGCCTCCGGTCCCATCACGTTCATGCGGACGTACGACCAGATGTGCGAGACCATCGCGCAGGGCGGCGCGCGCCGCGGTGCGCAGATGGGCGTCATGCGCGTCAGCCACCCCGACGTCATCCAGTTCATCCACGCGAAGAACAAGGACGTCTCGCTGGCCCACTCGCTCCGCCTGAACGATCCCGACGACTTCACACACAACTCCTTCGCCGAGGCGCTGGAGGAGGCGCGCGAACTCATCGACGACGACGGGCGCGTGCCCAAGCACCTCCGGAACGCCGTCGAGGGGCACCTGTCGAACTTCAACATCTCCGTCGGCGTCACCGACGACTTCATGGAGGCGCTGGAGAACGACGAGGAGTTCGTCTTCACCAACCCGCGCACGGAGGAACCCCACGTCGCCACGCCCGAGACCGAGGAGATCTACGAGATGTTCGGCCTCGGCGAGTACGTCGAAGTGGGCGAGGTGCTCTCCGTCCCCGCCGAGGAACTGTGGAGCCAGATGGTCGACGGCGCCTACGAGAACGGCGAACCGGGCGTCATCTACCTCGAACGCGTCAACAAACAGCACTCCTTCGACGTGGAGAAACACCCCGACCACCGCATCCTCGCGACGAACCCCTGCGGCGAACAGCCGTTGGAGGAGTACGAGGCCTGCAACCTCGGGCACATCAACCTCTCGACGCTCGCCGACCTCGACGCACCGGACTGGCGCGTCTGGTACGACGAGCACGGCGACGACTACGACGACTTCGCCGCGGCCGTCGACGCGTTCCTCGAAGCGGCCATCGACTGGGACGAGTTCGACCACCGCATCGACGAGGGGACGCGCTTCCTCGAGAACGTCGTCACGATGTCGGACTTCCCCGTCGAGAAGATAGCGGAGAAGGTCCGCGCGATGCGGAAGATAGGCCTCGGCGTCATGGGACTGGCGCAGCTCTACATCCAACTGGGCATCCGTTACGGCTCCGACCCCGGTAACGAAGTCGCCCGACAGCTGATGACTCACATCAACCACCAGTCGAAGTGGGCCAGCCACGAACTCGCCGAGGACCGCGGCGTCTTCGAGGACTGGGGCGACTCGAAGTTCGCGGACCCGACCGAGTACCGCGAGTGGTTCGAGCACCACACCGGACTGGACGCCGACGAGTGGGCCGACGGCTTCCCCGTCCGCAACCACAACACGACGACCATCGCGCCGACGGGCACCACGTCCATGATCGGCAACACGACGGGTGGCTGCGAACCCATCTACAACGTCGCCTACTACAAGAACGTCTCCGACGACGTGCAGGGCGACGAGATGCTCGTCGAGTTCGACGACTACTTCCTCCGCGTTCTGGAGGAGAACGACGTCGACGTCGAGGAGGTCAAGCGCGAGGCCCAACAGCAGATGGCGAACAACGAGTTCGACGGCGTCGAGGGACTGGAGACGGTGCCTGACGCCATCGGCGAACTGTTCGTCGTCACGGGCGACCTGTCGGGCAAGGACCACGCGGCGGTCCAGTGCGCCTGTCAGGAGGGCGTCGACTCGGCCATCTCGAAGACCTGCAACTTCCCCAACAGCGCCTCGAAGGAGGACATGGACGAGGTGTACCGCTACATCTACGACAACGGCGGGAAGGGCGTCACCGTCTACCGCGACGGTACCCGCTCGAAGCAGGTGCTGACGACGCGCGCGAAGAACACCGACTTCTCCGACGAGGGCGAGGCCGCGGAGACGCTCGTCGAGCAGATAGAGGACGTGTTCGGCGGCATCGAGGGCTTCCTCGACAACGAGGCGGTCCGCAGCGCACTCGACGGCGAAGTCGAGCGACTCCTCGCGGCGGCCGACGGCGAGGTCGACCACGGCAAGAAGCGCCCGCGTCCGGACGTCCTCCACGGCGTCACCCAGCGCGTCGACACCGGCTACGGGAAGCTGTACGTCAACATCAACGAGGACCCCGAGACGGGCGAACCGTTCGAACTGTTCGCCAACATCGGCAACTCCGGCGGCTTCACCGCCTCGTTCACCGAGGCGCTCGCGAAGACAATCTCGACGGCGCTCCGGTCGGGCGTCGACCCGCAGGAGATAGCCAGCGAACTGCAGGGCATCCGCAGCCCGAAAGTCGCGTGGGACAAGGGCGAGCAGATAAACAGCATCCCGGACGCCATCGGCACCGCGATGCGTCGCTACCTCGACGGCGAGATAGACAAAGGCTACCCGCAGCAGCAGAACCTCACCGAACTGTCCGAGGAGGCCGGTGCCGGCGCGGAGAGCGCCGACGCGCCCGAACCGGACGGCGGGGCGGCCGTCGCGGACGACCCGAACCGCGAACAGGACACGCCCGCGAACGACGCGATGGACGACCTGTTGGCCGCGGGCGAGAGCCCCGAGTGTCCCGAGTGCGGGAACATGACGCTCTACTACTCCGAGGGCTGCAAGACGTGCGAGTCCTGCGGCTGGTCGGAGTGCTGA
- a CDS encoding metal-dependent hydrolase has translation MVDIIGHVGMGLLWLTVAGWLAYEDEAALGFVALGAPFSLLPDIDLWLSKAFAGIKHHGVVHTVLFVSVAAIAIGAVLGKWVVPWLRSRYLPANAIGNDYLYAIGAVWVGGVAHVFADMLSAPDIADSIEPLWPLYRQSFGIDVFYYNDPVVNWGLFLGGLAFTAILWWQADTDDTAATA, from the coding sequence ATGGTCGACATCATCGGACACGTCGGAATGGGACTGCTCTGGCTGACCGTCGCCGGTTGGCTGGCGTACGAAGACGAAGCGGCGCTCGGGTTCGTCGCCCTCGGCGCACCGTTCTCGCTCCTGCCGGACATCGACCTCTGGCTTTCGAAGGCGTTCGCCGGCATCAAACACCACGGCGTCGTCCACACCGTGCTGTTCGTGAGCGTCGCCGCCATCGCCATCGGCGCCGTGCTGGGCAAGTGGGTCGTCCCGTGGCTCCGCTCGCGCTACCTGCCCGCGAACGCCATCGGCAACGACTACCTGTACGCCATCGGCGCGGTGTGGGTCGGCGGCGTCGCCCACGTCTTCGCCGACATGCTCTCCGCGCCGGACATCGCGGACAGCATCGAACCGCTCTGGCCGCTGTACCGGCAGTCGTTCGGCATCGACGTCTTCTACTACAACGACCCGGTCGTGAACTGGGGGCTGTTCCTCGGCGGCCTCGCGTTCACGGCGATTCTGTGGTGGCAGGCCGATACCGACGACACCGCCGCGACGGCGTAG
- the trpG gene encoding anthranilate synthase component II produces the protein MSLRVVVVDNFDSFTYNLVEYLSEQRVGGESVEVVVRKNTASLDEIRGLDPDALVISPGPGHPKNDRDVGVTTEVLTTLSESVPTLGVCLGLEAAVYAYGGSVGHAPEPIHGKAFPVDHDGRGVFDGLDQGFQAGRYHSLVATEVPDCFEVSATTDHFGEELVMGVRHRERPIEAVQFHPESVLTGVGHDVIRNFLDVVVDRERAVA, from the coding sequence ATGAGTCTCCGCGTCGTCGTCGTCGACAACTTCGATTCGTTCACCTACAACCTCGTGGAGTACCTCTCCGAGCAACGGGTCGGCGGCGAGAGCGTCGAGGTGGTCGTCCGGAAGAACACCGCGTCGCTCGACGAGATTCGCGGCCTCGACCCCGACGCCCTCGTCATCAGTCCCGGACCGGGGCACCCGAAGAACGACCGCGACGTGGGCGTGACGACCGAGGTGTTGACGACGCTCTCGGAATCGGTGCCGACGCTCGGCGTCTGTCTCGGCCTCGAAGCGGCGGTGTACGCTTACGGCGGCAGCGTCGGCCACGCCCCGGAGCCGATTCACGGCAAGGCGTTCCCCGTCGACCACGACGGCCGCGGCGTCTTCGACGGACTGGACCAGGGCTTTCAGGCCGGCCGCTACCACTCGCTGGTCGCCACCGAGGTGCCCGACTGCTTCGAGGTGTCGGCGACGACGGACCACTTCGGCGAGGAACTCGTGATGGGCGTCCGCCACCGCGAGCGACCCATCGAGGCGGTGCAGTTCCACCCCGAGAGCGTCCTCACGGGCGTCGGCCACGACGTGATTCGGAACTTCCTCGACGTGGTCGTCGACCGCGAACGCGCCGTCGCCTGA
- a CDS encoding arsenate reductase/protein-tyrosine-phosphatase family protein, with translation MATKETLRVDFLCVENAGRSQMAAAFAEREGSERGLEDVVEVHSAGTRPADEVHESVVEAMDEVGIDISDREPKWVVVEDLEHSHFVITMGCTINEFHPSTYGVEHREWGLRDPEGEDFETVREIRDELDRRVTELFDEIEDVARDLETKRSLSERVTETIKNALSF, from the coding sequence ATGGCAACGAAAGAGACTCTACGCGTCGATTTCCTGTGTGTGGAAAACGCGGGCCGGAGCCAGATGGCAGCCGCATTCGCCGAACGAGAGGGGTCCGAACGTGGACTCGAAGACGTCGTCGAGGTACACTCGGCGGGAACGCGACCCGCCGACGAGGTTCACGAATCGGTCGTCGAGGCGATGGACGAAGTCGGAATCGACATCTCCGATCGGGAACCGAAGTGGGTCGTCGTCGAGGACCTCGAACACAGTCACTTCGTGATCACGATGGGCTGTACGATCAACGAGTTTCACCCCTCTACGTACGGCGTCGAGCACAGGGAGTGGGGTCTCCGCGACCCAGAGGGGGAAGACTTCGAGACCGTCCGAGAGATCAGGGATGAACTGGACCGTCGAGTGACGGAACTCTTCGACGAGATCGAAGACGTCGCGCGGGACCTCGAAACGAAACGGTCCCTCTCGGAACGGGTAACCGAGACGATCAAGAACGCGCTGTCGTTCTGA
- the hcsL gene encoding halo-CC-star protein HcsL, translated as MSESRAEAPAVETELREFLETLRDSETCQRFVEAQKELEADSEAVELLETYRQKQDTLQDDEFDPSVMGELRDLQTELSNNETIQQHRDAQAELVDLLQRTNDAISERIGQEFARSLGGGCC; from the coding sequence GTGAGCGAGAGTCGAGCCGAAGCGCCTGCTGTCGAGACGGAGCTTCGAGAGTTCCTCGAGACGCTCCGCGACTCCGAGACCTGCCAGCGGTTCGTGGAGGCGCAGAAGGAACTCGAAGCGGATTCCGAGGCGGTCGAGTTGCTCGAGACGTATCGACAGAAACAGGACACGTTGCAGGACGACGAATTCGATCCCTCGGTCATGGGTGAGTTGCGAGACCTCCAGACCGAACTCTCGAACAACGAGACGATCCAGCAGCACCGAGACGCGCAGGCGGAACTCGTCGACCTCCTCCAACGGACCAACGACGCGATAAGCGAACGAATCGGTCAGGAGTTCGCACGGTCGCTCGGAGGTGGGTGCTGTTGA
- a CDS encoding spondin domain-containing protein: MSRKQLSTTRRAFLGAAGVAAVGSLALGGSAVAQQDGSNGARNYRVTVANRTDYQPFTPPAVVAHRPDVEVFAVGEAASEAVKQVAENGNLGPLSEFAESSNAVRGVAVGEGPLVPRTDPGDTGHPYFAELHVSADASARYLSFVSMLVATNDGFAGLDTVPLPEAVNGSLTYFAAGYDAGTEQNTEQFADLVPPAQSLTGEHREGVDGTGSSDPSLAEDGVVTPHPGITGVGDVPEAFDWDGPVALVQVERIA, from the coding sequence ATGTCACGAAAGCAGCTCTCGACCACCCGGCGGGCGTTTCTCGGCGCGGCGGGCGTCGCCGCCGTCGGGAGTCTCGCCCTCGGCGGGTCAGCAGTCGCACAGCAGGACGGGTCGAACGGCGCGCGGAACTACCGCGTCACCGTCGCGAACCGCACCGACTACCAGCCGTTCACGCCGCCCGCCGTCGTCGCCCACCGACCGGACGTCGAGGTGTTCGCGGTGGGCGAGGCGGCGAGCGAGGCGGTCAAACAGGTGGCCGAGAACGGCAACCTCGGACCGCTCTCGGAGTTCGCCGAGTCGTCCAACGCGGTCCGCGGCGTGGCCGTCGGCGAGGGGCCCCTCGTCCCCCGCACCGACCCCGGCGACACGGGACATCCGTACTTCGCCGAACTCCACGTCTCCGCCGACGCCAGCGCCCGCTACCTGAGCTTCGTCAGCATGCTCGTCGCCACCAACGACGGCTTCGCCGGCCTCGACACGGTGCCGCTTCCGGAGGCGGTGAACGGGTCGCTGACGTACTTCGCGGCCGGATACGACGCCGGCACCGAGCAGAACACCGAGCAGTTCGCGGACCTGGTGCCGCCCGCGCAGTCGCTCACCGGCGAGCACCGCGAGGGAGTCGACGGAACGGGGTCGAGCGACCCGTCCCTCGCCGAAGACGGCGTCGTCACCCCACACCCCGGAATCACGGGCGTCGGCGACGTGCCCGAGGCGTTCGACTGGGACGGCCCCGTGGCGTTGGTGCAGGTCGAACGGATAGCGTAG
- a CDS encoding RPA12/RPB9/RPC11 RNA polymerase family protein, which yields MQFCDECGSMMHTEGDTWTCRSCENEESRDSQAEAEMAIQDGQQDDGAPAVADATQNSTETMQEPCPADDCDSDRAYYEMMPKPGGSYEVRLFTCVECGHKWRGS from the coding sequence ATGCAATTCTGTGACGAGTGTGGTTCGATGATGCATACGGAGGGGGATACGTGGACGTGTCGCTCCTGTGAGAACGAGGAGTCGCGGGACTCGCAAGCGGAAGCGGAGATGGCGATCCAGGACGGACAGCAGGACGACGGGGCACCCGCCGTGGCCGACGCGACCCAAAACTCCACCGAGACGATGCAGGAGCCCTGTCCAGCCGACGACTGCGACAGCGACCGAGCCTACTACGAGATGATGCCGAAGCCGGGCGGTTCCTACGAGGTTCGGCTGTTCACCTGCGTCGAGTGCGGCCACAAGTGGCGCGGGTCCTGA
- a CDS encoding HD domain-containing protein codes for MPSGLGPLARELSFSYYEDAFPAHDIFHAKRVRDVSLRLADQHPDSIDRDVLAAAAWFHDIGRPLERIGEIEDHDEWAATEAIPLLQAEDVAPDRVTAVEHCLRAHSIRANSPEPETTEAKLLFDADKLDAAGAVGIVRLACIVGERSGRTGEQYAVIDDASTLEGDYPELPDIDLLREWARERLDSLYTDPGRRLGESRWDFVENFFEQFTREIDPDRESWLR; via the coding sequence ATGCCCTCCGGATTAGGTCCCCTCGCCAGAGAGCTATCGTTTTCGTACTACGAGGATGCATTTCCTGCACACGACATTTTCCATGCGAAACGAGTTCGTGACGTATCTCTCCGGTTAGCGGACCAGCATCCCGATAGTATCGACCGAGACGTACTGGCTGCAGCAGCGTGGTTCCACGATATCGGCCGACCACTCGAACGGATCGGAGAGATCGAAGATCACGACGAATGGGCGGCCACCGAAGCCATACCCCTTCTCCAGGCTGAAGACGTGGCACCTGACCGGGTCACCGCTGTCGAGCACTGCCTTCGTGCACATAGCATCCGGGCGAACTCTCCCGAACCAGAGACAACTGAGGCGAAACTGCTTTTCGACGCTGACAAGCTCGACGCCGCTGGCGCGGTCGGGATCGTACGACTCGCCTGTATCGTCGGCGAGCGTTCAGGGCGCACCGGTGAGCAGTACGCAGTTATCGACGACGCGTCCACACTCGAAGGAGACTATCCTGAATTACCGGATATCGACCTCTTACGCGAGTGGGCGCGAGAACGTCTTGACTCGCTATACACCGACCCAGGCCGACGCCTCGGGGAGTCTCGCTGGGACTTTGTCGAGAACTTCTTCGAGCAGTTCACCCGTGAAATCGACCCGGATAGAGAATCGTGGCTCCGTTGA